Proteins from one Patescibacteria group bacterium genomic window:
- a CDS encoding NAD(P)H-hydrate dehydratase gives MKKYNLKNQVHFITINTYKKYWLFKKENLCQIVIDNLNFYRRKFSFKLLGYVIMPNHLHLLIQLNKKYNDISKVMRDFKKFTSVQIIKQLIKENEKDLLKTFSMTGKIFNYPSTLGTARSSDRASLSAESEDSAYPTSFRKKRKYSVWMNDFYDFNIYSENLLLWVLPDPQIGLVSKKFIYMKKINKLIFKKLYQPPKNSHKGDNGVLLILAGSKKYHGAPWYAIEAASKIVDLIYFHSDPMAMRLMEEIKKKTPSFIVVSKKELSKTIQKSDCLLIGPGWGKNEANKKLINNLLKKHKNKKFVLDADALALVNLKQLNKNILITPHSSEFKKLFNIKANQENLKKMAKKYRVNILLKGKKDIICSPQACFFNTRGNQGMTKGGTGDVLAGLISALACKNDLLTATKAGCLVNGLAGDKLYKKYKVYYNARDLIKEIPKILK, from the coding sequence ATGAAAAAATATAATCTTAAGAACCAAGTTCATTTCATCACTATTAATACATATAAAAAATACTGGCTTTTTAAGAAAGAAAATCTTTGCCAAATAGTAATTGATAATCTAAATTTTTACCGCCGTAAATTTAGTTTTAAATTATTGGGTTACGTAATTATGCCTAATCATCTACATTTATTAATTCAATTAAATAAAAAATATAATGATATTTCAAAGGTAATGAGGGATTTTAAGAAATTTACAAGTGTTCAAATTATAAAGCAGTTAATAAAAGAAAATGAAAAAGATTTACTTAAAACATTTTCTATGACTGGTAAAATTTTTAATTATCCCTCTACTCTGGGTACTGCCCGATCCTCAGATCGGGCTAGTCTCTCGGCCGAATCTGAGGATTCGGCCTACCCGACTAGTTTTAGAAAGAAAAGAAAATATTCAGTCTGGATGAATGATTTTTACGACTTTAACATCTATTCCGAGAATCTTCTACTCTGGGTACTGCCCGATCCTCAGATCGGGCTAGTCTCTAAAAAATTTATCTATATGAAAAAAATAAATAAATTAATTTTTAAAAAACTCTATCAACCACCCAAAAATTCCCACAAAGGCGACAACGGTGTTTTATTGATTTTAGCCGGTTCAAAAAAGTACCACGGGGCTCCTTGGTATGCTATTGAAGCGGCTTCAAAAATTGTTGATTTGATTTATTTTCATTCAGATCCAATGGCTATGCGCTTAATGGAAGAAATAAAAAAGAAAACTCCGTCTTTCATTGTAGTCAGTAAAAAAGAATTATCGAAAACAATTCAAAAATCAGATTGTCTTTTAATTGGTCCGGGTTGGGGTAAAAATGAAGCTAATAAAAAATTAATAAATAATTTATTAAAAAAGCATAAAAATAAAAAATTCGTTTTAGATGCTGATGCTCTGGCTTTAGTTAATTTAAAGCAGTTAAATAAAAATATTCTGATTACTCCCCACAGCAGCGAGTTTAAAAAATTATTTAACATAAAAGCCAATCAGGAAAATCTCAAAAAAATGGCTAAAAAGTATCGGGTCAATATATTATTAAAAGGAAAAAAAGATATTATTTGCTCGCCCCAGGCATGTTTTTTCAATACTCGAGGTAATCAAGGTATGACCAAAGGCGGCACCGGTGATGTTCTGGCCGGTTTAATTAGCGCTTTGGCTTGTAAAAATGATTTATTAACCGCCACTAAAGCTGGCTGTTTAGTTAATGGCTTAGCCGGAGATAAATTATATAAAAAATACAAAGTTTATTATAACGCTCGGGATTTGATTAAAGAAATACCTAAAATTTTAAAATAA
- a CDS encoding fibronectin type III domain-containing protein — protein sequence MKFRNNKKINRKTLVLSIIAICLVFFGSFIFSLNFNFDSIKNIINPFSKVQAQTSALYLTNIHVSTINHDNAVIHWETNEPSDSLVNIGTTSDYEMPNVSSSVMERIHRLTVSGLEAKTTYHYQVVSQSEDGEVKTSVDRTFTTSEESSTTSTTALTVESMQVEANYDRAQVSLTASSPSQVTIFYDTSSQTDSSGYTHAQSTASYAISSTIYLSGLFSDTDYYYRARIEDASGSSFVSGEFEFKTNPEPPPATMPDSTKFNAGCGGGILIGDCSGTSYCDPGAAALIKRCDKCGYACPEGETCRTDGTCVSDPTVNVLNYYQCNSPQCYDINGNFISPAVDPGCNSSYPRCNANTVLKVARDRECAKWLTCGTAIEQTNPETGQSEELCMNLAVCTSLGESGQCTSYANLPQVQETYRMPEEADKIRWLSGSINAGLDWRYEKGSPVISGYYPWSSMSEVGGKLKIKNWNFEETKIIQAEINSDKPGLEDVKTYDIAEWSDNFIKYPNKASNNTDLESVWDPSQPNKENRCLKVGSMDGPGQGVSILAQGSTATASKYVANLRIKSSDSASQRVDIRLSSGGSDPTIHDFGTYLLTTGWQQITTPAIDGLGKQDTYIQVVLNSNSDTQAFYIDDLKLEPVLEVKDDFYLKRSCRLYPEEDSMSCEYFDDNGIYHKGWYGYCLDWDPKNENKCISWWPVDILKYEDNIFGQRESAGYTGRQPVYMCMESEGGDSTLERVVDNSTDSWLGWNVNYLDECASGQEYGIDSEDDLPTYPQFDSSDYDFAICNQTGGVEQGYSLTGSEIAVLPIGEEWAPDDASCDHLAAIDGDETPAGYCYGVIEYMETKHPEYHYLSENVISYLSLDTIANWDEGILWSFISSGGEWPVGGLTFDGDKMYGDYYDSEVKGPTNKRYRKRFVDDGKIYWRLRAHDENDLVFFLIFECLDNSGVVRSCSIDDRGQLTAMAMWGDDNTPSDAEVSSYRVNIELRERCNKLAKVVTDGGGNMAWAETINSSNYKVSDLNYLQSTDLNPYGGAVMTNPENLRQHLLVEEPNRTDFSFPFQERAGKPYACVGDCNNRRCYGGGALDGNPCRSNLDCVDDTDLTQIKYGTCVGVGICKKSDENCYTDDDCGGEDYCIGGAASNRGEQEVMLWPTTGRCDGDRLGKECNTDDDCNVGEECYHTYFAENRIRSLFALSYGIYEWDQTNGRYSSISDSDSPLVYHSKPGWGPPNRVCADGIRPDYDPLNPDTYCGFPPKITNIKLGDGTSNTAKLGKDGGKVKLSFNTEVDRQQQPLKNIWIDWGDDTIDQVNYGYKSKSDPNNPHIYTHAYQAEPSGVKYNIKIAIEDNWGWCSSAQDTNYIYYGTCDGGSRDGLICDEIPIWPFDAVPDCPYGNCTGVYTCDLHPTSTWTPISTCQGGTCQDGICSGGLDDGRSCTPLIVDLTD from the coding sequence ATGAAATTTAGAAATAACAAAAAAATAAATAGAAAAACTTTAGTTCTGAGTATTATTGCGATTTGCCTAGTTTTCTTTGGTAGTTTTATTTTCTCTTTAAATTTTAATTTTGATAGTATAAAAAATATTATTAACCCCTTTTCCAAGGTCCAAGCGCAAACCTCAGCCCTTTATTTAACCAATATTCATGTCAGCACTATTAACCATGATAATGCGGTTATACATTGGGAAACAAATGAGCCATCTGATTCTTTGGTAAATATAGGCACTACGTCTGATTATGAAATGCCTAATGTTAGTTCTTCAGTTATGGAGAGAATTCACCGCTTAACAGTTAGTGGCTTGGAAGCAAAGACCACTTATCATTATCAGGTAGTTTCCCAGTCAGAAGACGGAGAAGTAAAGACGAGTGTTGACCGGACTTTTACCACTAGCGAAGAGTCTTCAACCACCTCTACCACTGCTCTTACTGTGGAATCAATGCAGGTGGAAGCAAATTATGACCGGGCCCAAGTTAGTCTAACGGCTTCTTCACCCAGTCAGGTTACTATATTTTATGACACTTCTTCACAGACTGATTCCAGTGGCTATACTCATGCTCAAAGCACAGCTTCTTACGCTATTTCCTCAACTATATATTTATCCGGTCTTTTTTCGGATACAGATTATTATTACCGAGCTCGTATAGAAGATGCCAGTGGCAGCAGCTTTGTTAGTGGTGAATTTGAGTTTAAGACTAATCCTGAGCCACCACCGGCGACTATGCCAGATAGTACTAAGTTTAATGCTGGTTGTGGCGGTGGAATTTTAATTGGTGATTGTTCGGGCACCAGTTATTGTGATCCCGGAGCGGCCGCTTTGATTAAAAGGTGTGATAAATGCGGCTACGCTTGCCCCGAGGGAGAAACCTGCCGTACAGACGGCACTTGTGTCAGTGACCCGACTGTTAATGTACTTAATTATTATCAGTGTAATTCTCCGCAGTGCTATGATATAAATGGTAATTTCATCAGTCCGGCGGTAGATCCCGGTTGTAACTCAAGCTATCCCCGGTGTAATGCCAACACTGTGCTTAAAGTAGCCAGAGACCGCGAATGTGCCAAATGGCTCACTTGTGGCACGGCTATTGAACAGACTAACCCGGAAACCGGTCAGTCTGAAGAGCTTTGTATGAACTTGGCAGTTTGTACTTCTCTGGGAGAAAGTGGCCAGTGCACTAGTTATGCTAACCTACCCCAGGTTCAGGAAACTTATCGTATGCCCGAAGAAGCTGATAAAATTCGCTGGCTGTCTGGCTCAATCAACGCTGGTCTTGACTGGCGCTATGAAAAAGGATCACCGGTTATCTCGGGCTATTATCCCTGGTCCTCTATGTCAGAAGTGGGCGGTAAATTAAAAATTAAGAACTGGAATTTTGAAGAAACAAAAATTATTCAAGCGGAAATAAATAGTGATAAGCCTGGTCTAGAAGATGTTAAGACTTATGATATTGCTGAATGGTCCGATAATTTTATAAAATATCCTAATAAAGCGTCAAACAATACTGATTTAGAGAGTGTTTGGGATCCGAGCCAGCCAAATAAAGAAAACCGTTGTTTGAAAGTTGGGTCTATGGATGGACCGGGTCAGGGTGTGAGTATTTTAGCCCAAGGCAGTACTGCTACGGCTAGTAAATACGTGGCTAATTTGCGTATCAAATCCAGTGATTCTGCCAGTCAAAGAGTGGATATTCGTTTGAGCAGCGGTGGCTCTGACCCGACTATTCATGATTTTGGCACCTATTTGCTAACCACTGGCTGGCAGCAAATAACCACCCCGGCTATTGACGGCCTTGGCAAGCAGGATACTTATATTCAGGTAGTCTTAAATTCAAATTCTGATACCCAGGCCTTTTATATTGACGATCTTAAGTTAGAGCCGGTTTTAGAGGTTAAAGATGACTTTTATTTAAAACGCTCCTGCCGTCTTTATCCAGAAGAAGACTCTATGTCTTGTGAATATTTTGATGACAACGGTATTTATCACAAGGGCTGGTATGGCTATTGCCTGGACTGGGACCCTAAAAACGAAAATAAATGTATTTCCTGGTGGCCGGTGGATATCCTCAAATACGAAGACAATATTTTTGGCCAGAGAGAGTCGGCCGGTTACACTGGCCGCCAGCCGGTTTATATGTGTATGGAGAGTGAGGGGGGCGATTCGACACTTGAAAGAGTTGTGGATAATTCTACCGATAGTTGGTTGGGTTGGAATGTTAATTATTTAGATGAATGTGCTAGTGGTCAAGAGTATGGAATAGATTCGGAAGATGATTTGCCTACATACCCACAATTTGATTCTTCTGATTATGATTTTGCTATTTGTAATCAGACAGGCGGTGTTGAACAGGGATATTCACTTACTGGTAGTGAGATTGCAGTTTTACCAATTGGCGAAGAGTGGGCCCCTGATGATGCTAGCTGTGATCATCTTGCTGCAATTGATGGTGATGAAACTCCTGCAGGTTATTGCTACGGGGTTATTGAATATATGGAAACTAAACATCCCGAATATCATTACTTATCTGAAAATGTAATTTCATATCTTTCATTAGATACTATCGCAAATTGGGATGAGGGTATTTTGTGGTCGTTTATTTCTTCGGGTGGTGAATGGCCAGTAGGCGGACTTACGTTTGATGGAGATAAGATGTATGGTGACTATTATGATAGTGAAGTTAAGGGTCCTACGAACAAGAGATATCGGAAGAGATTTGTTGATGACGGAAAAATATATTGGAGATTGAGGGCACATGATGAAAATGATTTAGTGTTTTTTCTAATTTTTGAATGTTTAGATAACAGTGGTGTTGTGAGAAGCTGTAGTATAGATGATAGAGGTCAGCTTACTGCGATGGCTATGTGGGGTGACGATAATACTCCCTCCGACGCCGAAGTTTCTTCTTATAGAGTAAATATAGAGTTACGTGAGAGATGTAATAAATTAGCTAAAGTTGTAACGGATGGAGGAGGTAATATGGCTTGGGCTGAAACTATAAATTCTAGTAACTATAAAGTTTCAGATCTAAATTATTTGCAAAGCACTGACTTAAACCCTTATGGCGGAGCTGTTATGACTAACCCGGAAAATTTAAGACAACATCTTTTGGTAGAAGAGCCCAATAGAACAGACTTTTCCTTTCCTTTCCAGGAAAGAGCTGGTAAACCTTATGCTTGTGTTGGTGATTGTAATAATCGTCGATGTTATGGTGGTGGAGCTCTTGATGGAAATCCTTGTCGAAGTAATTTGGATTGTGTAGATGATACTGATCTTACTCAGATAAAGTATGGGACTTGTGTCGGGGTTGGCATATGCAAAAAAAGTGATGAAAATTGTTATACTGATGATGATTGTGGCGGGGAAGATTATTGTATTGGTGGAGCTGCTAGCAATCGCGGTGAGCAGGAAGTTATGCTTTGGCCAACGACAGGTCGGTGTGATGGTGACCGGCTAGGAAAAGAATGTAATACAGATGATGATTGTAATGTTGGAGAAGAATGTTATCACACATATTTTGCCGAAAATAGAATCAGGAGTTTATTTGCCTTAAGTTATGGTATATATGAATGGGATCAGACCAACGGCCGTTACTCCTCTATTAGTGATAGTGATTCGCCTTTGGTATATCATTCTAAACCAGGCTGGGGTCCGCCTAATCGGGTTTGTGCAGACGGTATCAGGCCGGATTATGATCCTTTAAATCCGGACACTTACTGCGGATTCCCACCCAAGATTACTAATATTAAACTGGGGGATGGCACTTCCAATACAGCTAAATTAGGTAAAGACGGCGGTAAAGTAAAGCTAAGCTTTAATACTGAAGTTGACCGCCAACAGCAGCCCTTAAAAAATATCTGGATTGATTGGGGCGATGACACTATAGATCAAGTAAATTACGGTTATAAATCAAAATCAGACCCAAACAATCCCCATATCTACACCCATGCTTATCAAGCTGAGCCTTCTGGCGTCAAATATAATATAAAAATCGCCATTGAAGATAATTGGGGCTGGTGTTCTTCTGCTCAAGATACTAATTATATCTATTACGGCACTTGTGATGGCGGTTCAAGAGACGGCTTGATTTGTGATGAAATACCGATTTGGCCTTTTGATGCTGTACCTGATTGTCCTTACGGTAATTGCACGGGTGTTTATACTTGTGATTTGCATCCGACTTCAACCTGGACTCCGATCAGTACCTGTCAAGGTGGTACTTGCCAAGATGGAATATGTTCAGGCGGTCTGGATGACGGACGCTCCTGCACGCCTTTAATTGTTGATTTAACCGATTAA
- a CDS encoding PrgI family protein yields MRQYTVPQFIDIESKIIGSISVRQFIILLAGGIVIYLNYELFGSINFWYFGITSLFIFAFTGTLAFLKINGQSFQYFLLNIFNIIKDPRLRVWNKEFSKKDFQVKKSKSPDTKVIAKKEPLSLSHLNRLSLVVDTGGAYKDEDKIFKKSTVKYIKRKKDNNE; encoded by the coding sequence ATGAGACAATACACAGTGCCACAATTTATAGATATTGAAAGTAAAATTATCGGTTCTATTTCAGTGAGGCAATTTATTATTTTATTGGCTGGTGGTATTGTTATTTATCTTAATTATGAATTGTTTGGTTCTATAAATTTCTGGTATTTTGGCATAACTTCTTTGTTTATATTTGCCTTTACAGGGACTTTAGCTTTTTTGAAAATAAATGGACAGTCTTTTCAATATTTTTTACTTAATATCTTTAATATTATTAAAGATCCGAGATTAAGAGTTTGGAATAAGGAATTTAGTAAGAAAGATTTTCAAGTTAAAAAATCTAAATCACCCGATACAAAAGTAATAGCTAAAAAAGAACCGCTTTCTTTATCGCATTTAAACCGTCTTTCTTTAGTGGTTGATACAGGCGGGGCTTATAAGGACGAAGACAAAATATTTAAAAAATCAACAGTTAAATATATTAAAAGAAAAAAAGATAATAATGAGTAA
- a CDS encoding PEP/pyruvate-binding domain-containing protein, which translates to MPNFVLPFSKISKKDVKKAGGKGASLGEMTGIKLPVPPGFVVLANAFEKYLKDTDINVEIEAALDKVSVKDVNSVERTSSKIRDLIHDFKVSLDIKKQIEKAFDNLKSKFVAVRSSATAEDSKIASWAGELETYLFVDKKNLMDKVRTCWSSLYTPRAIFYRFEKGLHKRKVGVAVVVQDMIDSEVSGVAFTVHPVTRDKNQMVIEAVLGQGEAIVSGQVTPDTYVIDKEDDYIVDINISEQKEKIAYKKNGGTKKVKIVNKDIGKQKLSGQEIIGLSKICSQIEKHYRHPQDIEWARAKNKFYITQSRPITTL; encoded by the coding sequence ATGCCTAATTTTGTCTTACCTTTTTCAAAAATAAGCAAAAAAGACGTGAAAAAAGCCGGTGGTAAGGGCGCTTCTTTGGGTGAAATGACAGGCATAAAATTACCAGTACCACCTGGATTTGTAGTTTTAGCCAATGCTTTTGAAAAATATTTAAAAGATACGGATATTAATGTAGAAATTGAAGCAGCTTTGGATAAAGTAAGTGTTAAAGATGTTAACAGTGTGGAAAGAACTTCAAGCAAAATTAGAGATTTAATCCATGATTTTAAAGTTTCTTTAGACATAAAAAAACAAATTGAAAAAGCCTTTGATAATTTAAAAAGTAAATTTGTAGCGGTCCGCAGTTCAGCTACAGCTGAAGATTCAAAAATAGCTTCTTGGGCTGGTGAATTGGAAACTTATCTCTTTGTTGATAAAAAGAATTTAATGGATAAAGTAAGAACTTGCTGGTCTTCCTTATACACTCCTCGGGCTATTTTTTACCGCTTTGAAAAGGGGCTACATAAAAGAAAGGTGGGAGTAGCTGTAGTAGTTCAGGATATGATTGATTCAGAAGTTTCCGGGGTGGCTTTTACCGTTCATCCGGTTACCCGCGATAAAAACCAAATGGTGATTGAAGCGGTCTTAGGCCAGGGTGAAGCCATTGTCTCCGGTCAAGTGACTCCTGACACTTATGTTATTGATAAAGAAGATGATTATATTGTTGATATAAATATTTCTGAACAAAAAGAAAAAATAGCTTATAAAAAAAATGGCGGGACTAAGAAAGTAAAAATAGTAAATAAAGATATTGGAAAACAAAAATTAAGCGGCCAAGAAATAATAGGGCTGAGTAAAATCTGCAGCCAGATAGAAAAGCATTACCGCCATCCACAGGATATTGAATGGGCTCGGGCAAAAAATAAATTTTATATAACCCAATCAAGACCAATAACTACCTTATAA
- a CDS encoding ATP-binding protein, whose product MADINLSKFKSEKEKEVASEESKKKNLKPEEEKDLIEAERIYQKGAVSVRDLIAPAAVNIEKDYINLGSQFVRTIFVVTYPRYISVGWFAPVINLNLTLDVSMFFYPVESKVILKQLKNRVGVLEAQIMSDAEKGAPRDPVRETALKDIEKLRDGLTQGVERFFQFALYVSVYADSKKELNNITEKIESIFGSVLVYTKRVLFQAEQGFNSTVPLGLDELQIAFNMNSSPCASSFPFVSADLTSENGILYGINRHNNSLILYDRFSLENANFNVFATSGSGKSYAIKLEVLRSLMLGADVIIIDPEMEYKYISDAVGGTYINISLNSESKINPFDLPKSVYSGEKPADIIRSAVITLKSLLRLMLGDLTHEEDSIIDRALLETYSTHDITADSDLEKVKPPLMKDLQNVLEGMVGAEELVQRVKKYTEGTFSGLFNSPTNVEVENQLVIFSVRDLEDELRPIGISMIISYVWNVVRSQMKKRILVIDEAWWLMQNEDSAKFIYALVKRCRKYYLGVTTITQDVNDFLRSPYGQAIVNNSALKLLMKQSPSSIDIVAKTFLLTQGERYLLLESGVGEGIFFAGTRHAAIKIVASYAEDQIITSDPKQLLEIEEAKKEFKDQMVEDDEEQQEEGIKGEEAESPVNKIGEKPEAKEESIRGINISKDSQGLG is encoded by the coding sequence ATGGCTGATATAAATCTATCAAAATTTAAATCAGAAAAAGAAAAAGAGGTAGCTTCGGAAGAGAGTAAAAAGAAAAATTTGAAACCGGAAGAAGAAAAAGATCTGATTGAAGCCGAAAGAATTTATCAAAAAGGCGCTGTTTCAGTTAGAGACTTAATAGCTCCGGCGGCTGTTAATATTGAAAAAGATTATATAAATTTAGGTAGTCAATTTGTGCGTACAATATTTGTGGTTACTTATCCGCGCTATATTTCAGTGGGCTGGTTTGCTCCAGTAATAAACTTAAACTTGACCTTGGATGTTAGTATGTTCTTTTATCCGGTTGAATCAAAAGTAATTTTAAAACAACTTAAAAATAGAGTCGGTGTTTTAGAAGCTCAGATAATGTCAGATGCGGAAAAAGGAGCCCCCCGTGATCCGGTGAGAGAAACGGCTTTGAAAGACATTGAAAAATTAAGAGATGGTTTAACTCAAGGGGTAGAAAGATTTTTTCAATTTGCTCTTTATGTCAGTGTTTATGCTGATAGTAAAAAAGAACTGAATAATATAACAGAAAAAATAGAATCAATTTTTGGCTCGGTTTTGGTTTATACTAAGAGAGTGCTTTTTCAGGCTGAGCAAGGCTTCAATTCCACAGTGCCTTTGGGTTTGGATGAACTGCAAATAGCTTTTAATATGAATTCCAGTCCTTGTGCTTCTTCTTTCCCTTTTGTTTCAGCCGATTTAACTTCAGAAAATGGTATTCTTTACGGCATTAATCGTCATAATAACAGTCTTATTCTTTATGATCGTTTCTCTCTGGAGAATGCTAACTTTAATGTTTTTGCTACCTCAGGTTCTGGTAAGAGTTATGCTATTAAACTGGAAGTTCTACGCTCACTTATGTTGGGCGCTGATGTTATTATTATTGATCCGGAAATGGAGTATAAATATATTTCAGATGCGGTTGGCGGTACTTATATTAATATTTCCTTAAATTCTGAAAGTAAGATTAACCCCTTTGATTTACCCAAATCAGTATACAGTGGTGAGAAACCGGCTGATATTATTCGTTCAGCCGTTATTACCTTAAAATCTCTTTTACGTTTAATGCTGGGAGATTTAACTCATGAAGAAGATTCCATTATTGATCGGGCTTTATTAGAAACTTATTCTACTCATGATATTACAGCTGATTCTGATTTAGAAAAAGTTAAACCTCCTTTAATGAAGGATTTACAAAATGTTCTTGAGGGTATGGTCGGAGCTGAAGAATTAGTCCAAAGAGTAAAAAAATATACTGAAGGAACATTTTCCGGTCTTTTTAACAGCCCGACAAATGTAGAAGTTGAAAATCAATTGGTCATATTTTCGGTCCGTGATTTAGAGGATGAATTAAGACCGATTGGTATCTCTATGATTATTTCTTATGTTTGGAATGTGGTTCGTTCGCAAATGAAAAAACGTATTTTAGTTATTGATGAAGCTTGGTGGCTTATGCAAAATGAAGACTCCGCCAAATTTATTTACGCTTTAGTAAAACGCTGCCGCAAATATTATCTTGGTGTGACTACTATTACCCAGGATGTTAATGACTTTTTACGCTCACCCTATGGGCAGGCTATTGTTAATAATTCGGCTCTTAAACTTTTGATGAAACAATCTCCGTCTAGTATTGATATTGTGGCTAAAACTTTTCTTTTAACTCAAGGGGAAAGATACTTGCTTTTAGAGTCGGGCGTGGGAGAAGGTATCTTTTTTGCCGGTACCCGGCACGCAGCTATAAAAATCGTCGCTTCCTATGCTGAGGATCAAATTATAACTTCTGACCCCAAGCAACTTTTAGAAATTGAAGAAGCCAAAAAAGAATTTAAAGATCAGATGGTAGAAGACGACGAAGAACAACAAGAAGAGGGGATAAAAGGAGAAGAGGCAGAAAGCCCGGTTAATAAAATTGGCGAAAAACCTGAAGCTAAGGAGGAAAGTATCAGAGGTATAAATATTAGTAAAGACAGCCAAGGTTTAGGTTAA